One stretch of Thermococcus sp. 21S9 DNA includes these proteins:
- a CDS encoding HAD-IA family hydrolase, giving the protein MDIRAVLFDLDGTLVGAEKPFSEIKSELREGPISLGIPEELIGDLTPMYEGLIELSKKTGGPFEELYSILVELETERMNESFVFDGALELLDFLRSRGIKLALMTRSSRKATMKALELHGLKDYFDLISTRDDVPPEELKPNPGQLKRLLKELNVPPEKAVVVGDHGYDIIPARELGALSVLVTGHDAGRMSFQVKAEPNFEVENLLHLKELFERLFSSYVVVPAYNEEKTIGAVIEDLLRYFRRDEIIVVNDGSRDRTKEIARSYGVHVLTHLVNRGLGGALGTGFAYAVRRNAKLVLTFDADGQHLLSDALRVMKPVAEGRADFAVGSRLKGDTSEMPFVKKFGNFVLDAVTAVFARKYVSDSQSGLRCLSGDCVKKIRITCDRYAVSSEIIIEASKNGCRIVEVPIKAVYTEYSMRKGTNVLEGVKIALNLLFDKLR; this is encoded by the coding sequence ATGGACATCAGGGCGGTCCTTTTCGACCTCGATGGAACCCTCGTTGGTGCGGAAAAACCCTTCAGCGAGATAAAGTCCGAGCTCAGGGAGGGGCCAATCTCCCTCGGAATCCCAGAGGAGCTCATAGGCGACCTTACGCCGATGTACGAGGGCCTTATCGAGCTCTCCAAAAAGACGGGGGGGCCCTTCGAGGAGCTCTACTCGATTCTCGTCGAGCTCGAAACCGAGAGAATGAACGAGAGCTTCGTCTTTGATGGTGCTCTGGAGCTCCTTGACTTCCTCAGGAGCAGGGGAATAAAGCTCGCCCTGATGACGAGAAGTTCCCGGAAGGCCACGATGAAGGCCCTTGAGCTTCACGGCCTCAAAGACTACTTCGACCTAATCTCAACGCGGGACGACGTTCCTCCGGAGGAACTGAAGCCCAACCCCGGCCAGCTTAAGAGACTCCTTAAGGAGCTCAACGTCCCGCCGGAGAAAGCGGTTGTCGTTGGAGACCACGGCTACGACATCATACCTGCCAGGGAGCTCGGCGCACTCAGCGTCCTCGTCACCGGCCACGACGCGGGCAGGATGAGCTTCCAGGTGAAGGCCGAGCCCAACTTCGAGGTTGAGAACCTCCTTCACCTTAAGGAGCTCTTCGAAAGGCTGTTCTCGAGCTACGTCGTCGTTCCGGCCTACAATGAGGAAAAGACAATCGGCGCGGTCATTGAGGATCTCCTCCGCTACTTCAGGCGGGACGAGATAATCGTCGTGAACGACGGCTCCAGGGATAGAACGAAGGAGATAGCACGTTCCTACGGCGTTCACGTTTTAACGCACCTCGTCAACAGGGGACTCGGCGGTGCCCTCGGAACTGGCTTCGCCTACGCCGTCAGGAGGAACGCGAAGCTCGTCCTGACCTTTGACGCCGACGGCCAGCATCTCCTCAGTGACGCGCTCCGCGTAATGAAGCCGGTCGCTGAGGGGAGGGCGGACTTCGCCGTCGGCTCGAGGCTTAAGGGAGACACGAGCGAGATGCCCTTCGTGAAGAAGTTCGGCAACTTCGTCCTCGATGCGGTGACCGCTGTTTTTGCCCGGAAGTACGTCAGCGACAGCCAGAGCGGGCTGAGGTGCCTCAGTGGAGACTGCGTGAAGAAGATAAGGATAACCTGCGACCGCTACGCCGTGTCGAGCGAGATTATAATCGAGGCATCTAAGAACGGATGTAGAATCGTAGAGGTTCCAATTAAGGCCGTCTACACCGAGTACTCGATGAGGAAAGGAACCAACGTTTTGGAGGGCGTTAAGATAGCGCTCAATCTTCTCTTCGACAAGCTGAGGTGA
- a CDS encoding proteasome-activating nucleotidase: MSIEDTNIHEGYDDYITFLKRRIRQLELQVRTLEADKERLERELSRLRMEMSRLRQPPAFAGNVIEVLDDERAIVQNYNGPRFVVRIAPWIERDKLKPGSRVALDQRTMAIVELLPTEKDPSVLGFEVIERPRVTYKDIGGLDKQLQELREAIELPLKHPELFEKVGIEPPKGVLLYGPPGCGKTLMAKALAREVNATFIRVVGSELVRKFIGEGARLVHELFELAKEKAPTIIFIDEIDAIGAKRMDETTGGEREVNRTLMQLLAEMDGFDPRGNVKVIAATNRPDILDPALLRPGRFDRLIEVPLPDFRGRLEILKVHTRKMNLKDVDLRIIAELTEGASGADLKAIATEAGMFAIRDRREYVTQDDFLRAVEKVLGAEKRLAQAIAMHEVMYG, translated from the coding sequence ATGAGCATTGAGGATACGAACATACACGAAGGTTACGATGATTACATCACCTTCTTGAAGAGACGCATAAGGCAACTCGAGCTTCAGGTGAGGACGCTCGAGGCAGATAAGGAGAGACTTGAGAGGGAACTCTCGAGGCTCAGAATGGAGATGTCAAGGCTTCGCCAGCCCCCGGCCTTCGCGGGCAACGTCATCGAGGTTCTCGACGACGAGAGGGCCATAGTCCAGAATTACAACGGACCGCGCTTCGTCGTTAGAATCGCCCCGTGGATAGAGAGGGACAAACTGAAGCCCGGCTCAAGGGTGGCGTTAGACCAGAGGACTATGGCGATAGTCGAGCTCCTCCCGACGGAGAAAGACCCGAGCGTCCTCGGCTTCGAGGTCATAGAGAGGCCCAGGGTCACGTACAAGGACATCGGCGGTCTCGACAAGCAGTTGCAGGAGCTCCGCGAGGCCATAGAGCTCCCCCTCAAGCACCCCGAGCTCTTCGAGAAGGTTGGAATCGAGCCCCCGAAGGGAGTCCTCCTCTACGGCCCGCCGGGCTGTGGAAAAACCCTCATGGCGAAGGCCCTCGCGAGAGAGGTGAACGCCACCTTCATTCGCGTCGTTGGAAGCGAGCTGGTCAGGAAGTTCATCGGAGAGGGAGCAAGATTGGTCCATGAGCTCTTCGAGCTTGCCAAGGAGAAGGCCCCAACGATAATCTTCATCGACGAGATTGATGCGATAGGCGCGAAAAGAATGGACGAGACGACCGGTGGTGAGAGGGAAGTCAACAGGACCCTGATGCAACTCCTCGCTGAGATGGACGGCTTCGACCCGCGCGGGAACGTCAAGGTCATAGCGGCAACGAACAGGCCCGACATACTCGACCCAGCCCTGCTAAGGCCAGGGAGATTCGACAGGCTGATTGAAGTCCCGCTCCCCGACTTCCGCGGAAGGCTCGAGATACTCAAGGTCCACACGAGGAAGATGAACCTCAAGGACGTTGACCTGCGCATCATAGCGGAACTCACCGAGGGCGCGAGCGGAGCGGACTTGAAGGCCATAGCGACCGAGGCTGGAATGTTCGCCATCAGGGACAGGCGCGAGTACGTCACTCAGGACGACTTCCTCAGGGCCGTGGAGAAGGTTCTTGGAGCGGAGAAGAGGCTCGCCCAGGCGATAGCGATGCACGAGGTCATGTACGGCTGA
- a CDS encoding glycosyltransferase 4 family protein, producing MITFLALIALILSLVLTGYVRELMGKAGIVGRDIHKPERPEVPEMGGIAIILTVGILGALVKPEVLPVFLLFGLVGAVDDLTALKQSHKVILSLLVSIPVAFLDVGRSVDLFGHIINLGILYPVFAVLFITGSANLVNMLAGFNGLEVGTSAIALGFLALMTDGTARELSLIGLGASLGFLWWNRYPARVFPGDTGTLSLGALIGLVGILGKVEVYTAILLIPHFLDFTIKALSVRFGVRRHGRTEVMPDGTLKAPPYPSFLGTIMRRVRVTEPKLVAIVWGIEFTLGLLAWALSQLL from the coding sequence ATGATAACGTTCCTCGCGCTTATAGCTTTAATCCTTTCGCTCGTCCTCACCGGATACGTCAGGGAGCTCATGGGGAAAGCGGGAATCGTTGGCAGGGACATACACAAGCCGGAAAGGCCGGAAGTCCCCGAGATGGGGGGAATTGCCATAATCCTGACCGTTGGAATCCTCGGGGCGCTGGTTAAGCCCGAGGTCCTTCCGGTTTTTCTGCTCTTCGGCCTCGTCGGCGCCGTAGATGACCTAACGGCCCTCAAGCAGTCCCACAAGGTAATCCTCTCACTCCTCGTCTCGATTCCGGTGGCGTTCCTGGACGTGGGCAGGAGCGTTGACCTGTTCGGCCACATAATAAACCTTGGAATCCTATATCCGGTTTTCGCGGTTCTGTTCATTACCGGCTCGGCGAACCTCGTGAACATGCTGGCCGGGTTCAACGGACTTGAGGTGGGCACGAGCGCCATCGCGCTCGGCTTCCTCGCGCTGATGACGGACGGAACGGCGAGGGAGCTCTCGTTGATAGGTCTCGGAGCTTCCCTCGGCTTCCTCTGGTGGAACAGGTATCCAGCCAGGGTCTTCCCAGGCGACACTGGGACTCTCAGCCTCGGAGCTTTGATAGGCCTCGTCGGAATCCTCGGCAAGGTCGAGGTCTACACTGCAATTCTGCTTATTCCTCACTTCCTTGACTTCACGATAAAGGCTCTGAGCGTCCGCTTTGGTGTGAGAAGGCACGGGAGAACGGAGGTAATGCCAGACGGGACGCTGAAGGCCCCACCCTACCCAAGCTTCCTGGGGACAATAATGAGAAGGGTCAGGGTGACGGAGCCAAAGCTCGTGGCCATCGTGTGGGGAATCGAGTTCACACTCGGTCTTCTCGCCTGGGCTCTGAGTCAATTACTTTGA
- a CDS encoding serine/threonine-protein kinase RIO2, with translation MVSKLLALEAYPSLRDLDFRILRGVELNMRHHKWVPLEDIARFARVDVETASFRLGKLDDMSLVRRRSDIGYIGYQLTIHGYDVLAIRALARKGIVEAISTTQIGVGKDADVYVGITPAGEKVAVKFNRIGGRTASRRAGYHSHVFADKHHTSWLYVSRLIAKKEYDALVLLSPIARVPKPIAWNRHVLVMEFVEGTELAELRDDELTREEAAEVLDRILEEYLKIVRFGIVHSDLSEFNVVLTEDDILIIDWAQHLTTAHPESYELLKRDLTVIINAFRRRWRVERSFDEIWPAFERAWHESRGEGYDD, from the coding sequence ATGGTCAGCAAGCTGTTGGCGCTCGAAGCTTATCCTTCACTCAGGGACCTGGACTTCAGAATCCTCAGGGGAGTAGAGCTCAACATGAGGCACCACAAGTGGGTGCCGTTAGAGGACATAGCGCGCTTCGCCAGGGTGGACGTTGAGACGGCATCGTTCAGGCTCGGCAAGCTCGACGACATGTCCCTCGTCAGGCGGAGGAGCGACATAGGCTACATCGGCTACCAGCTCACAATACACGGCTACGACGTACTGGCCATAAGGGCCCTCGCGAGGAAGGGAATCGTAGAGGCGATAAGCACGACGCAGATTGGCGTTGGAAAGGACGCGGACGTTTACGTCGGAATAACGCCAGCCGGAGAGAAAGTTGCCGTTAAGTTCAACAGGATAGGGGGCAGAACGGCTTCACGGAGGGCAGGCTATCACTCCCACGTCTTCGCCGATAAACACCACACGAGCTGGCTCTACGTCTCAAGGCTCATCGCAAAGAAGGAATACGACGCGCTGGTTCTGCTCAGTCCGATTGCGAGGGTTCCTAAGCCGATAGCCTGGAACAGGCACGTCCTCGTCATGGAGTTCGTTGAGGGAACCGAGCTGGCGGAGCTAAGGGATGACGAGCTGACGAGAGAGGAAGCAGCGGAAGTCCTCGACAGAATCCTCGAGGAGTACCTCAAGATAGTGCGCTTTGGTATAGTCCACTCGGATTTAAGCGAGTTCAACGTTGTCCTGACTGAAGATGATATCCTGATAATAGACTGGGCCCAGCACCTGACCACCGCCCACCCGGAGAGCTACGAGCTGTTGAAGAGGGATTTAACGGTCATAATCAACGCCTTCAGGCGGAGGTGGCGGGTTGAGAGGAGCTTTGATGAAATCTGGCCGGCCTTCGAGAGGGCCTGGCACGAGAGCAGGGGGGAGGGGTATGACGATTAA
- a CDS encoding cytidine/deoxycytidylate deaminase family protein, with amino-acid sequence MTVEIFLDREKAERIRAIRPTKDEYFMLIAKLVSLRATCPRLRVGAVAVKDGYILATGYNGAPRGMDHCIDVGCLIVDGHCHRAVHAEQNVIAMAARKGISLEGATLYVTHFPCDTCFKLVINAGIKEIVYEEMYPNEATEVLLKEAQEKGIVKIRQFKLPKERVRAFLEELFGEFI; translated from the coding sequence ATGACAGTCGAGATTTTCCTTGACAGGGAGAAAGCCGAGAGGATACGGGCCATCAGACCCACTAAGGACGAGTATTTCATGCTGATAGCGAAGCTCGTCTCGCTCAGGGCGACCTGTCCTAGGCTTAGGGTTGGAGCCGTCGCGGTAAAGGACGGCTACATCCTTGCCACCGGCTACAACGGCGCGCCGAGGGGAATGGACCACTGCATAGACGTTGGCTGTCTCATAGTTGACGGCCACTGCCACAGGGCGGTTCACGCGGAGCAGAATGTCATAGCGATGGCCGCTAGGAAGGGGATAAGCCTCGAAGGGGCAACGCTTTACGTCACGCACTTCCCCTGCGACACCTGCTTCAAGCTCGTCATAAACGCGGGAATCAAGGAGATAGTCTACGAGGAGATGTACCCCAACGAGGCCACCGAGGTACTGCTAAAGGAGGCGCAGGAGAAGGGGATAGTGAAGATAAGGCAGTTCAAACTGCCGAAGGAGCGCGTTAGAGCGTTCCTCGAGGAGCTCTTTGGGGAGTTCATTTGA
- a CDS encoding DUF2304 domain-containing protein codes for MYVVQMITLAIVLALVLYVIGKYRRGDLEWGDFLFWEVILIGLLLVAIFPIKVANEVKNLLGLGRGLDALFVVAIGVAYLIIFKVYLAVDKTEREITELTRKVAIELEEMNRRLEEIEKKLK; via the coding sequence ATGTACGTCGTTCAGATGATTACACTCGCAATCGTGCTTGCCCTCGTGCTCTACGTCATCGGCAAGTACAGGCGTGGGGATTTGGAGTGGGGGGACTTCCTGTTCTGGGAGGTTATCCTCATCGGCCTGCTCCTTGTTGCGATATTCCCGATTAAGGTTGCGAACGAGGTTAAAAACCTGCTCGGCCTCGGCAGGGGACTCGATGCACTCTTCGTCGTGGCCATCGGGGTCGCGTACCTGATAATCTTCAAGGTCTACCTCGCGGTGGACAAGACCGAGCGCGAGATAACCGAGCTGACGAGGAAGGTGGCCATAGAACTTGAGGAAATGAACAGAAGGCTGGAAGAGATTGAGAAAAAGCTCAAATGA
- a CDS encoding zinc finger domain-containing protein, translating into MKFEIPVCTSCGKEITPREHATHFVCPNCGEAIIWRCESCRVLSVPYKCPKCGWEGP; encoded by the coding sequence ATGAAGTTCGAGATACCCGTATGCACCTCATGCGGAAAGGAGATAACCCCAAGGGAGCACGCCACTCATTTCGTCTGCCCGAACTGTGGGGAGGCGATAATCTGGCGTTGCGAATCCTGCAGGGTCCTCAGCGTTCCCTACAAGTGCCCCAAGTGCGGATGGGAGGGGCCGTGA
- the cas6 gene encoding CRISPR-associated endoribonuclease Cas6 → MRIEIKLRPAEEGTILPFNYNYEVYTQILEKIYLVSPELAHEAETSHADHFTFSRIMVRKRELLPEAGIKVLSDDVSLYVSSHSGELIKAIAEGFLDDPLLKIGDATFIADNVKVLKEPELKDEVLFSTLSPIMVRTVKFVNGRMKIWDLYPGDEMFFDKLRKVMLMRYSAIYGHMPEDKEFKLEVLKFKPVRILVRDTYFRSSLMVFRYTGSRELAKFGYETGFGEKTRYGFGMVKVIDSEPRREDRV, encoded by the coding sequence ATGAGAATCGAAATCAAACTGAGACCCGCGGAGGAAGGAACGATACTGCCCTTCAACTACAACTATGAGGTCTACACCCAGATTCTCGAAAAGATATACCTCGTTTCTCCAGAGCTGGCCCATGAGGCGGAGACGAGTCACGCGGACCACTTCACGTTTTCACGTATTATGGTTCGGAAGAGAGAGCTTCTCCCGGAGGCGGGCATTAAGGTTCTCTCGGACGATGTTTCCCTATACGTCTCGTCCCACTCCGGAGAGCTTATCAAAGCCATCGCCGAGGGCTTCCTCGACGACCCTCTCCTTAAGATTGGGGACGCGACGTTCATAGCGGACAACGTTAAGGTCCTCAAGGAGCCCGAGCTCAAGGACGAGGTTCTGTTCTCCACACTCAGCCCGATAATGGTCAGGACTGTCAAGTTCGTCAACGGCAGGATGAAGATATGGGACCTGTATCCCGGAGACGAGATGTTCTTTGACAAGCTCCGCAAGGTAATGCTGATGCGCTACTCGGCCATCTATGGCCACATGCCAGAGGATAAGGAGTTCAAGCTTGAAGTCCTCAAGTTCAAGCCCGTGAGGATTCTCGTGAGGGACACCTACTTCAGGAGCTCCCTCATGGTGTTCCGCTACACCGGCTCGCGGGAGCTCGCGAAGTTCGGCTATGAGACCGGCTTTGGAGAAAAAACGAGGTATGGCTTTGGAATGGTCAAAGTAATTGACTCAGAGCCCAGGCGAGAAGACCGAGTGTGA
- a CDS encoding MFS transporter, with translation MLVSLILITLGWIFNYAHRMAVSPLLPMIKAEFHLSNAQAGLLMTALLLPYALIQVPAGYLGDRFGRKRLLALSIFGYSISSAMLFFASQYWEVLAFRALYGFFSGLYYAPATALIAETYGARKGSALGVFMLGPPVGSGIVPLLVVPVALNLGWRYAFPILAVMSSVVGVLLVVSLRTLKEKKSKARLSIEVGSVNLAVANFLALMAFFGVLTFLVAFLTSTGMGVERASYLFSLLSLVGIAGSLAGGVLYDRLGRKALELAFLSNALLIVLLVVKPGFFSALALGLTFYSVGPMVTAFTAETAGKDNLGPVMGFVNMVGFFGATVGPYFTGWLIDRLGYREAFFAIAVLYALAWAVIKGTKGAEKVSRT, from the coding sequence ATGCTCGTTTCGCTTATCCTGATAACCCTCGGCTGGATATTCAACTACGCCCACAGGATGGCCGTTTCCCCGCTCCTTCCGATGATAAAGGCAGAGTTCCATCTGAGCAACGCTCAGGCGGGACTTCTCATGACTGCCCTTCTCCTCCCCTACGCGCTCATTCAGGTTCCAGCAGGTTACCTCGGCGACCGCTTCGGGAGGAAGAGGCTCCTCGCGTTGAGCATATTCGGCTACTCCATCTCCTCCGCGATGCTCTTCTTCGCTTCCCAGTATTGGGAAGTTCTGGCCTTCAGAGCGCTCTACGGCTTCTTCTCCGGCCTCTACTATGCCCCTGCGACAGCACTGATAGCGGAAACCTACGGGGCGAGGAAGGGCTCCGCCCTCGGCGTCTTCATGCTCGGCCCTCCCGTCGGTTCCGGGATAGTCCCGCTACTCGTCGTGCCTGTGGCTTTGAACCTCGGCTGGCGCTATGCCTTCCCGATTCTGGCCGTTATGAGCTCGGTCGTTGGAGTCCTGCTCGTTGTCTCCCTCAGAACTCTTAAGGAGAAAAAAAGTAAGGCGAGGCTCTCAATCGAGGTCGGCTCGGTGAACTTAGCGGTGGCGAACTTCCTCGCCCTGATGGCCTTCTTCGGCGTTCTAACCTTTCTCGTCGCCTTCCTGACCTCGACGGGAATGGGTGTTGAAAGGGCCTCCTACCTCTTCTCCCTCCTCTCGCTGGTCGGCATCGCAGGTTCCCTCGCTGGAGGGGTCCTCTACGACCGGCTTGGAAGAAAGGCCCTTGAACTCGCCTTCCTCTCCAACGCGCTCCTAATCGTTCTCCTCGTCGTGAAACCCGGTTTCTTCTCTGCACTCGCCCTCGGCCTGACCTTCTATTCGGTCGGCCCGATGGTTACGGCTTTCACCGCCGAAACCGCCGGAAAGGACAACCTCGGGCCGGTTATGGGCTTCGTGAACATGGTGGGCTTCTTCGGGGCAACCGTCGGGCCCTACTTCACTGGCTGGCTTATAGACAGGCTCGGTTATAGGGAGGCATTCTTCGCCATAGCGGTTCTCTACGCCCTGGCGTGGGCGGTAATAAAGGGGACAAAGGGGGCAGAAAAGGTCAGCCGTACATGA
- a CDS encoding M48 family metallopeptidase, with amino-acid sequence MLYVIIALEVLLVLEAFGDLGVAMAGGAMAFLGALYIWATRHKFGENLIPLEREEMPWLYDGIAELARKANVPMPKVYLLDDYIPNAYSFGNTIVLSLGLFEVLDEDEIIAVAAHELGHIKNRDTRWFPLVTYGRCLMITTTLILLLAGSVPVKGASVVLYVAYELARSDFMKKREFLADETALRLLAIPMSLKKALEELKYYEDLRMNVKVNAVPSIEPGIEREKRFAFFTETHPSYEERIFRITVEMNNLMRMKQVQ; translated from the coding sequence ATGCTCTACGTTATAATCGCCCTCGAGGTTCTCCTCGTTCTTGAAGCCTTCGGAGACCTCGGGGTTGCAATGGCCGGCGGAGCAATGGCATTCCTGGGAGCCCTCTACATCTGGGCAACGAGACACAAGTTTGGCGAGAACCTGATTCCCCTTGAGAGGGAAGAGATGCCCTGGCTCTACGACGGCATAGCCGAACTCGCGAGAAAAGCCAACGTCCCAATGCCCAAGGTCTATCTGCTCGACGACTACATACCCAACGCATACTCCTTCGGCAATACGATAGTCCTCTCTCTGGGTCTCTTTGAAGTCCTCGACGAGGATGAGATAATCGCCGTCGCCGCCCACGAACTCGGTCACATAAAGAACCGCGACACCAGATGGTTCCCGCTGGTAACCTACGGCAGGTGCCTAATGATAACGACAACCCTCATACTCCTCCTCGCCGGCAGTGTTCCAGTAAAGGGAGCATCAGTAGTGCTCTACGTCGCATACGAGCTCGCAAGAAGCGACTTCATGAAGAAGAGGGAGTTCCTTGCGGACGAGACCGCGCTGAGGTTGCTCGCGATACCGATGAGCCTCAAGAAAGCCCTGGAGGAACTCAAATACTACGAGGACCTGAGAATGAACGTCAAGGTCAACGCGGTTCCGAGCATCGAGCCGGGCATAGAGAGGGAAAAGCGCTTCGCGTTCTTCACCGAAACCCACCCAAGTTACGAGGAGAGGATATTCAGGATAACCGTTGAGATGAACAATCTGATGAGAATGAAGCAGGTGCAGTGA
- a CDS encoding elongation factor 1-beta, whose translation MSDYNMVAVVKVMPTDPEVNLDELEAKLKEALPGKFGLAKVEREPIAFGLVALKFYVLAKDEEGYDLDQVLEAFRNVENVESAEVETVSRI comes from the coding sequence ATGAGCGACTACAATATGGTTGCGGTTGTTAAGGTCATGCCGACCGACCCTGAAGTAAACCTCGACGAGCTCGAGGCCAAGCTTAAGGAGGCTCTTCCTGGGAAGTTCGGCCTCGCCAAGGTCGAGCGCGAGCCCATAGCGTTCGGTCTCGTCGCCCTCAAGTTCTACGTCCTCGCTAAGGACGAGGAGGGCTATGACCTCGACCAGGTTCTCGAGGCCTTTAGGAACGTCGAGAACGTCGAGAGTGCCGAGGTCGAGACCGTTTCGAGGATTTGA
- a CDS encoding radical SAM protein, translated as MLVRVSYGTAIAMGLIRAKLLARPTTAYLMTYWPGKCANDCAFCAQARSSRANLDRLSRVTWPAFELEKVIKALPNGRFGRICLQTIDYPGMLDDVLALLRAFKPLDLPVSVSITPVSRETLGEFKELGVDYVGVGLDVASERLFSEIKPDFEWDEMWNFAGRVVDVLGPGKALIHVIVGLGETDRELVEVFERAYAIGADVSLFAFTPLRGTGLENLEPPSIERYRKVQLARWLIEHGLGNRIIFDGDSIDSFDLEGIEVPPAVFATHGCPACNRPYYNERPKKEPYNFPFPPEKEYVRGFLTRLGSRRPR; from the coding sequence ATGCTCGTTAGGGTTTCCTACGGAACGGCGATAGCGATGGGCCTAATCAGGGCGAAGCTCCTGGCCAGGCCTACTACTGCATACCTGATGACATACTGGCCCGGCAAGTGCGCCAACGACTGCGCCTTCTGCGCCCAGGCGCGCTCCAGCAGGGCAAACCTCGACAGGCTCTCCCGCGTCACCTGGCCGGCCTTTGAGCTCGAAAAAGTCATCAAAGCCCTTCCCAACGGCCGTTTCGGGAGGATATGCCTCCAGACGATAGACTACCCCGGAATGCTCGACGACGTTCTGGCACTTCTGAGGGCGTTCAAGCCCCTCGACTTGCCGGTCTCGGTCTCGATAACGCCCGTTTCGAGGGAAACGCTTGGGGAGTTTAAGGAGCTCGGCGTTGACTACGTCGGTGTAGGCCTCGACGTTGCGAGCGAGAGACTCTTTAGCGAGATAAAACCCGACTTTGAGTGGGACGAGATGTGGAACTTTGCAGGGAGGGTAGTTGACGTCCTCGGCCCGGGAAAAGCTTTAATCCACGTCATAGTCGGCCTCGGCGAAACGGACAGGGAGCTTGTGGAGGTCTTCGAGAGAGCCTACGCGATTGGGGCTGATGTTTCGCTCTTCGCCTTCACCCCCCTGAGGGGAACGGGGCTTGAGAACCTCGAACCGCCGAGCATCGAGCGTTACAGGAAGGTCCAGCTGGCGAGGTGGCTAATCGAGCATGGCCTGGGCAACAGGATAATCTTCGACGGGGACTCGATTGATAGTTTTGATTTGGAGGGCATTGAGGTTCCGCCGGCGGTTTTCGCAACGCACGGCTGTCCTGCCTGCAACAGACCCTACTACAACGAGAGACCAAAGAAAGAGCCCTACAACTTCCCGTTTCCGCCGGAAAAAGAGTACGTAAGGGGGTTCCTCACTCGATTAGGCTCTCGAAGACCTCGTTGA
- a CDS encoding BlaI/MecI/CopY family transcriptional regulator, whose translation MEPHEFKLTEEGIKAVLPPLEAEIMEHMWKVRVATAGQVYEHMKQKHPEIRRSTISILMNRLCEKGLLQRSVEKGRGGMRYVYSITTTREEFEQKVVQSILDALMTNFREATYAYLSRIKK comes from the coding sequence ATGGAGCCCCACGAATTCAAGCTCACCGAGGAGGGCATCAAGGCCGTTCTCCCGCCCCTCGAGGCCGAGATAATGGAACACATGTGGAAGGTTCGCGTGGCAACGGCCGGCCAGGTTTACGAGCACATGAAACAGAAACACCCCGAGATAAGGCGCTCCACGATAAGCATCCTGATGAACCGCCTCTGCGAGAAAGGGCTCCTTCAGAGAAGCGTTGAGAAAGGCAGGGGTGGTATGAGGTACGTCTACTCAATAACGACAACGAGAGAGGAGTTCGAGCAGAAGGTCGTCCAGAGCATCCTCGACGCTCTGATGACGAATTTCAGGGAAGCAACCTACGCATACCTGTCAAGGATAAAGAAGTGA